One Salvia splendens isolate huo1 chromosome 1, SspV2, whole genome shotgun sequence genomic window, GCTACATGTGTCGATGTTGTCTTTCTCTGTTTTAAGGATGTCTGACTTTGATGGGACCTACTCTAAGTCTTACATAATAATCAAATACATATTTCTTGAAAACTTTGGAGAAAAGGTGAACCTAAATAACCTCTTCAAGTAGAAAAACTTGATGTCTTTACATTAGGAAGTTAGGCATACATACAAGCAAGGTAGAGTTGAATATCATCACACCACACTTGTCTCTTCATATTTGAGATACTAGTTCTACTTTTGGAAACAGAATTTGTCACGGCTACAGTCCAAAACAACGTTGTTAATATATCTGGTATGTTCATTGAGATTCTATGGAGGTCCAAGTTTCTGAGTTATATGCTAATGCCTCTGAGAAGGTTATATCTTTCTTTTCAACTTTGATTCTGTGTGAGCCTGACTTATCTTTTGCTTCAGCGCTGCTATAAACTCCGAGACACGTGAAGAGGTAGCCATTAAGAAGATTGGCAATGCATTTGATAACAGGATCGATGCAAAGAGGACGTTGCGAGAAATAAAACTTCTGCGCCACATGAATCATGACAATGTGAGAGCATACATATATCATACAAATGTTTGGAACATGACAATGTATTTCATTTTGTTACATCTAAGCAGGTCATTGCAATCAAAGATATCATACGGCCACCTCAGAAAGAGAGCTTCAACGATGTCTACATCGTGTATGAACTTATGGACACTGATCTTCACCATATTATCCAGTCCAACCAAACATTGACTCTCGACCACTGTCGGGTTTGGCCTCAATTTCTCTCTTTCATTCTTCTGTAATGGATTTTAGGTCGTACAATAGATTATTTGAACAGTTGTTTGAATTCGGTGTGTGATTGTTGCTTAAGTTAGAATTCCCCTTTGTGGGATGTGATAAGTGATTTCCTTGTAACTTTGGCAGTACTTTCTCTACCAAATACTGCGAGGACTTAAATACGTTCATTCCGCAAATGTCTTGCACCGTGATCTCAAACCGAGTAATTTGCTCCTCAATGCTAACTGTGATCTGAAAATCGGAGATTTTGGGCTTGCAAGGACGACATCTGAGACTGATTTCATGACCGAGTATGTTGTCACTCGCTGGTACCGAGCACCGGAGCTACTCCTAAACTGCTCAGAATACACAGCTGCAATCGATATCTGGTCTGTCGGCTGCATATTTGGCGAAACGATGACGAGAAAACCTCTGTTTCCAGGGAAAGACTATGTC contains:
- the LOC121751331 gene encoding mitogen-activated protein kinase homolog MMK2-like, which translates into the protein MSVESSYGSADHGGHNIKGVATHGGRYVQYNVYGNLFELSRKYVPFRPVGRGAYGIVCAAINSETREEVAIKKIGNAFDNRIDAKRTLREIKLLRHMNHDNVIAIKDIIRPPQKESFNDVYIVYELMDTDLHHIIQSNQTLTLDHCRYFLYQILRGLKYVHSANVLHRDLKPSNLLLNANCDLKIGDFGLARTTSETDFMTEYVVTRWYRAPELLLNCSEYTAAIDIWSVGCIFGETMTRKPLFPGKDYVHQLRLITELIGSPDDASLGFLRSDNARRYVRQLPQYVKQQFSTRFPNNTASALDLLEKMLVFDPSKRITADEALCHPYLAPLHDINEEPVCPHPFVFDFELPSYTEENIKELIWRESVKFNPDPTH